A DNA window from Sporohalobacter salinus contains the following coding sequences:
- a CDS encoding YebC/PmpR family DNA-binding transcriptional regulator yields the protein MAGHSKWANIKHQKKKEDRKRAKLFSKLSKRIAVEAREGGGDPEKNPNLRMAIQKAKDNNMPKDNIQRAIDRGTGNLDGVEYERIIYEGYGPAGVALYFDLMSDNRNRTASELRHLLSQYDGNLGEKGCVAWMFDRKGQLIIDRTELEVDEDDVMMSALEAGAEDISIEEQVIEIITEPSDLEDVRTSMEEDSYKFSSGDVVMIPENTVKVDNKKDAQKVLDLMDEIEDHDDVQDVYSNFDIPDEIIEELENED from the coding sequence ATGGCTGGACATTCTAAATGGGCTAATATAAAACATCAAAAGAAGAAGGAAGACCGCAAAAGAGCTAAGCTATTTTCAAAATTGAGTAAACGAATTGCTGTAGAGGCTCGTGAAGGTGGCGGTGATCCAGAGAAAAATCCTAATTTGAGAATGGCTATTCAGAAAGCTAAAGATAATAATATGCCTAAAGATAATATTCAGCGAGCTATTGATCGTGGAACTGGTAATTTGGATGGTGTTGAATATGAACGTATTATCTATGAAGGATATGGACCAGCGGGAGTAGCTTTATATTTTGATTTGATGAGTGATAATCGAAATCGAACTGCTTCTGAACTTAGACATCTATTATCTCAATATGATGGTAATTTAGGAGAAAAAGGCTGTGTAGCTTGGATGTTTGATCGTAAAGGTCAATTAATTATCGATAGAACAGAGTTAGAAGTTGATGAAGATGACGTGATGATGTCTGCTTTAGAAGCTGGAGCTGAAGATATTTCTATTGAAGAACAAGTAATCGAAATCATAACTGAACCTAGTGATTTAGAGGATGTTAGAACGAGCATGGAGGAAGACAGTTATAAATTTTCTTCTGGAGATGTCGTTATGATTCCAGAGAATACAGTTAAGGTTGATAATAAGAAAGATGCTCAGAAAGTATTAGACTTGATGGATGAAATAGAGGATCATGATGATGTTCAGGATGTTTATTCTAATTTTGATATTCCTGATGAAATCATAGAAGAATTAGAAAATGAAGACTAG
- a CDS encoding BofC C-terminal domain-containing protein translates to MFSKKKIILISLVLFILTSIFVYFGLNLYDSNESTPKENNEKIESKAKKDLKQSQQNFSQLIEDKKKEFETKLELAEEQFQTSLNPVLIFKTHYTRCGDIIVERQKIKNEFKINNLITKYSQWKLVKKNKQKIILERRVDKVCPEHKEGLYLGIKGGIVAIFYGTPDEDKRILKRKTNISIDLLPSREIKKLKEGIIVDSQKELLTILEGLGSIQDEQFE, encoded by the coding sequence ATGTTCAGTAAAAAGAAGATCATTTTAATTTCATTAGTACTTTTTATTTTGACTTCAATATTTGTTTATTTTGGATTGAACTTATATGATAGCAATGAAAGTACTCCTAAAGAAAATAATGAAAAAATAGAATCTAAGGCTAAAAAAGATTTAAAACAATCTCAACAAAATTTTTCTCAGTTAATTGAAGATAAAAAGAAAGAATTTGAAACTAAATTAGAACTAGCAGAGGAGCAATTTCAGACGAGTCTAAATCCTGTTTTGATCTTTAAAACTCATTATACGCGTTGTGGTGATATAATTGTTGAAAGACAAAAAATAAAAAATGAATTTAAGATTAATAATTTAATTACTAAATATTCTCAATGGAAATTAGTAAAGAAGAATAAACAAAAAATTATTTTAGAGAGAAGAGTAGATAAGGTTTGTCCGGAGCATAAAGAAGGGCTGTATTTGGGAATTAAAGGTGGGATCGTAGCTATATTTTATGGAACTCCAGATGAAGATAAAAGGATTTTAAAACGTAAGACTAATATTTCTATTGATCTTTTACCGTCTAGAGAAATTAAGAAGCTAAAAGAGGGAATTATAGTTGACTCACAAAAAGAATTGCTAACAATATTGGAAGGATTGGGCAGTATTCAAGATGAACAGTTTGAATAG
- the ruvA gene encoding Holliday junction branch migration protein RuvA produces MIAYLKGELALKGESHIVIDVRGVGYEVIIPTSVQNRLPNIGENIKVYTHTYVREDRFVLYGFLQMSELELFGKLLKVSKVGPKVAVSILSTLNAREFKLAVAKEDVEILKEVKGIGKKTAQRLILEMKGKIDLDRIIKEEDESSQSITGVKREEAVEGLMNLGYNVQEARQAVTESCKDVDEAAEVEEIIKLALQKFGQSNES; encoded by the coding sequence ATGATAGCATATCTCAAAGGAGAGTTAGCACTAAAAGGGGAATCACATATTGTCATTGATGTTCGAGGAGTAGGTTATGAAGTGATTATTCCCACATCGGTACAGAATCGTCTACCGAATATAGGAGAGAATATTAAAGTATATACTCATACTTATGTGCGAGAGGATAGATTTGTTTTATATGGTTTCCTACAGATGAGTGAGTTGGAGTTATTTGGAAAGTTATTAAAAGTTTCTAAAGTTGGTCCTAAAGTAGCAGTTAGTATTTTATCTACTTTGAATGCTAGAGAATTTAAATTGGCAGTAGCTAAAGAGGATGTTGAGATTCTAAAAGAAGTTAAAGGTATTGGGAAGAAGACAGCTCAAAGATTAATTTTGGAGATGAAAGGTAAGATAGATTTAGATCGGATAATTAAAGAGGAAGATGAAAGTAGTCAATCAATTACTGGAGTAAAGCGAGAAGAAGCAGTAGAAGGGCTGATGAATTTAGGTTATAATGTTCAAGAAGCTCGTCAAGCAGTAACTGAGTCTTGTAAAGATGTAGATGAAGCTGCTGAGGTAGAAGAAATTATTAAATTGGCTTTACAGAAGTTTGGTCAGAGTAATGAGTCTTAG
- the ruvB gene encoding Holliday junction branch migration DNA helicase RuvB produces the protein MEDRIVSPDENRSDRELDLSLRPKNLNEYIGQEKVKNNLEIFIEAAKGRGEALDHVLLYGPPGLGKTTLANIIANEMEVNIKITSGPAIERPGDLAAILTNLNPNDVLFIDEIHRLNRMVEEVLYPAMEDFALDIIIGDGPSARSVRLDLAQFTLVGATTKAGLLTSPLRDRFGVISRLKLYSTEELQQIVYRSARVLNVEIDEAGALELAKRSRGTPRIANRLLKRVRDYAQVRADGVITKEVAKAGLKMLEVDELGLDDIDRKMLLTLINKFSGGPVGLNTLSAAVGEEETTIEDVYEPYLLQIGYLQRTPRGRVATKLAYEHFDLDYMEE, from the coding sequence ATGGAGGATAGAATAGTATCACCAGATGAAAATAGATCAGATAGAGAGTTAGATTTAAGTCTGAGGCCCAAAAATTTAAATGAATATATTGGTCAGGAAAAAGTAAAGAATAATTTAGAGATATTTATAGAAGCAGCTAAAGGACGAGGAGAAGCTTTAGATCATGTTCTATTATATGGGCCACCTGGATTAGGTAAGACCACATTAGCTAATATAATTGCTAATGAAATGGAAGTTAATATTAAAATCACTTCTGGTCCGGCTATTGAGCGGCCTGGGGATTTAGCAGCTATTTTAACTAATTTAAATCCAAATGATGTCTTATTTATAGACGAAATTCATCGGCTTAATCGAATGGTAGAAGAGGTTCTTTATCCGGCTATGGAAGATTTTGCTTTAGATATTATTATCGGTGATGGGCCTAGTGCGCGATCTGTACGGCTAGATTTGGCTCAATTTACTTTAGTAGGGGCGACTACAAAAGCAGGCTTACTTACTTCTCCACTGCGGGATAGATTTGGAGTAATCAGTAGATTGAAGTTGTATAGTACCGAAGAATTACAGCAGATAGTCTATCGTTCAGCCCGAGTTTTGAATGTAGAAATTGATGAGGCTGGTGCATTAGAATTAGCCAAACGGTCGCGGGGAACTCCTAGAATTGCTAATCGATTATTAAAGAGGGTGAGAGATTATGCTCAGGTTAGAGCTGATGGAGTGATTACTAAAGAAGTGGCTAAGGCAGGATTGAAGATGTTAGAAGTAGATGAATTAGGATTAGATGATATAGATCGCAAGATGCTTTTAACATTGATTAATAAATTTAGTGGTGGGCCTGTTGGATTGAATACTCTATCAGCTGCTGTTGGGGAAGAAGAAACAACTATTGAGGATGTTTACGAACCTTATCTACTACAGATTGGTTATCTCCAACGAACTCCTCGAGGAAGAGTAGCTACCAAATTAGCTTATGAACATTTTGATTTAGACTATATGGAGGAATAA
- a CDS encoding DUF2905 domain-containing protein, with amino-acid sequence MGSQFHGIGKNLIIIGLLLVVVGIIFTLDLNLPLGRLPGDIKIEWENFSFYFPITTSIILSVILSILLKLFK; translated from the coding sequence ATGGGGTCTCAATTTCATGGAATAGGTAAGAATTTAATTATTATTGGTCTATTGTTGGTAGTAGTAGGAATTATTTTCACCCTAGATTTAAATCTTCCTTTAGGGAGATTACCTGGGGATATTAAAATTGAATGGGAGAATTTTAGTTTCTATTTTCCAATTACTACTTCAATTATTTTAAGTGTGATTTTGTCAATATTGCTTAAATTATTCAAATAA
- the queA gene encoding tRNA preQ1(34) S-adenosylmethionine ribosyltransferase-isomerase QueA: MKVSDFDYDLPEELIAQKPADPRDESQLMVLDRNTGRITEGIFKEIVNFIEPGDTIVLNNTEVIPARLYGKKEETGGKVEFLLLTETGLDTWEVLVKPGRKVKIGTRVVFGDNDLIAEVKGRTDFGGRVVEFEYDGVFAEVLDKLGEMPLPPYITKELEKKEQYQTVYAQKRGAAAAPTAGLHFTEEVLDQLEDKGINIATITLHVGLGTFRPVRADKVEEHDMHAEYYEVTDKAAKTINQTKEVGGKVIAVGTTVTRTLETVGSEDGYVAADKGWTDIFIYPGYEFKVVDELLTNFHLPKSTLIMMISAFAGYDKVMSAYQQAIDKKYRFYSFGDAMLIT, from the coding sequence ATGAAAGTATCAGACTTTGACTATGATTTACCTGAAGAGTTAATTGCTCAAAAACCTGCAGATCCTAGAGATGAGTCTCAATTGATGGTTTTGGATCGAAATACAGGTAGAATAACAGAAGGGATTTTTAAAGAAATTGTTAATTTTATAGAGCCAGGAGATACTATAGTTTTAAATAATACTGAAGTAATTCCAGCTCGGCTCTATGGTAAAAAAGAAGAAACTGGTGGAAAAGTTGAGTTTTTATTATTAACAGAAACTGGACTAGATACTTGGGAGGTTTTAGTTAAACCAGGAAGAAAGGTTAAAATAGGTACTAGAGTTGTATTTGGAGATAATGACTTAATAGCAGAAGTAAAAGGCAGGACTGATTTTGGCGGCAGAGTAGTTGAATTTGAGTATGATGGAGTTTTTGCTGAAGTGCTGGATAAATTAGGAGAGATGCCGTTGCCTCCTTATATTACTAAGGAGTTAGAAAAGAAAGAACAGTACCAAACAGTTTATGCTCAAAAGAGAGGAGCAGCAGCAGCTCCTACAGCTGGACTTCATTTTACTGAAGAAGTTTTGGATCAGTTAGAAGATAAGGGAATAAATATTGCTACTATCACGCTACATGTAGGTTTAGGGACTTTTCGACCTGTTAGAGCTGATAAAGTAGAGGAACATGATATGCATGCAGAATATTATGAAGTTACTGATAAAGCAGCTAAAACTATTAATCAGACTAAAGAAGTTGGTGGAAAAGTTATTGCTGTTGGAACTACAGTAACAAGAACTTTAGAGACTGTTGGTAGTGAAGATGGGTATGTTGCGGCAGATAAAGGATGGACAGATATTTTTATCTATCCCGGGTATGAATTTAAGGTGGTTGATGAATTATTGACTAATTTTCATTTACCTAAATCAACGTTAATTATGATGATCAGTGCTTTTGCAGGTTATGATAAAGTAATGTCAGCTTATCAGCAGGCAATAGATAAGAAATATCGCTTTTATAGCTTTGGAGATGCAATGTTAATTACTTAA
- the tgt gene encoding tRNA guanosine(34) transglycosylase Tgt, translating to MSFEYTLQKESTDTKARCGKFFTPHGEIKTPVFMPVGTKATVKTMSPEELKKIDTQIILGNTYHLYLRPGHELIEEAGGLHEFMNWQGPILTDSGGFQVFSLADRREISEEGVEFQSHIDGSKEFISPEKSIEIQMGLGADIIMAFDECPPHPAEKEYVKESLKRTTRWAKRCQQAHTRDDQALFGIIQGGMHRDLREQSAEEITALDFPGYALGGLSVGESKGLMYEVLDYAPELLPTDKPRYLMGVGTPQDLFEGVMRGVDMFDCVFPTRIARNGAVFTSQGRITIRNATYKRQFTSLDPECDCYVCQNYTRAYIRHLIKRNEILGLRLTTYHNLYFLNDLMAKMRQAIFEERLLEFREEFYREYGLEL from the coding sequence ATGAGTTTTGAATATACATTACAGAAAGAATCAACTGATACTAAAGCCCGTTGTGGTAAGTTTTTTACGCCTCACGGTGAAATAAAAACACCAGTTTTTATGCCGGTAGGTACTAAAGCTACTGTTAAAACTATGAGTCCAGAGGAATTAAAAAAGATAGATACACAGATTATTCTTGGGAATACTTATCATCTTTATCTACGTCCGGGTCATGAGTTAATTGAAGAAGCTGGTGGTTTGCATGAATTTATGAATTGGCAGGGGCCGATTCTTACTGATAGTGGAGGATTTCAAGTTTTTAGCTTAGCTGATAGAAGAGAGATTAGCGAGGAAGGTGTAGAATTTCAATCTCATATCGATGGCTCGAAGGAATTTATCAGCCCAGAGAAGTCAATTGAGATTCAGATGGGATTAGGGGCTGATATTATTATGGCTTTTGATGAATGTCCGCCTCATCCGGCAGAAAAAGAATATGTTAAGGAGTCATTAAAACGAACTACTCGTTGGGCTAAAAGGTGTCAACAAGCCCATACAAGAGATGATCAAGCATTATTTGGTATTATTCAAGGAGGAATGCATCGTGATTTAAGGGAGCAGAGTGCTGAAGAAATTACAGCTTTAGATTTTCCGGGTTATGCTCTTGGTGGGCTCAGTGTAGGTGAATCAAAAGGATTAATGTATGAAGTATTGGATTATGCGCCGGAACTTTTACCAACAGATAAGCCACGCTACTTAATGGGAGTTGGAACTCCTCAGGATCTCTTTGAGGGAGTAATGCGTGGGGTTGATATGTTTGACTGTGTTTTTCCAACAAGGATTGCTCGTAATGGGGCCGTGTTTACTAGTCAAGGCAGGATTACTATTCGTAATGCTACCTATAAGCGGCAGTTTACTTCTTTAGATCCTGAATGTGATTGTTATGTCTGTCAAAATTATACTAGAGCTTATATTCGGCACTTAATTAAGAGAAATGAAATTTTGGGATTAAGATTGACAACCTATCATAATCTTTACTTTTTAAATGATTTAATGGCCAAGATGAGGCAAGCTATTTTTGAAGAAAGATTATTGGAATTTAGAGAAGAATTTTATAGGGAGTATGGTTTAGAATTATAA
- the yajC gene encoding preprotein translocase subunit YajC, protein MDIVMSLLPWVAIFGVFWFLFIRPQKKQKQEHENMVNNLEAGDEIITIGGIKGTITEIDGEEFKLKISPEVEVELVKKAIGRLANNNKGDNEE, encoded by the coding sequence ATGGATATTGTAATGAGTTTATTACCTTGGGTAGCTATTTTTGGTGTTTTTTGGTTTTTATTTATTAGACCACAAAAAAAGCAAAAGCAAGAACATGAAAATATGGTTAATAATCTTGAAGCAGGAGATGAAATTATAACTATTGGTGGTATTAAGGGAACGATAACTGAGATTGATGGTGAAGAGTTTAAATTAAAGATCTCACCAGAAGTAGAAGTTGAACTAGTTAAAAAGGCTATTGGTCGTCTAGCCAATAATAATAAAGGGGATAATGAGGAATAA
- the lepB gene encoding signal peptidase I, whose product MQITKREVREFFESVVIAGVLAFFIITFVAQSFVVQGQSMEPTLHNGERLFVDKVSYRFSNPDRGDIIVFSPKGSPNKKYIKRVIGLPGDKVMIRKRKVYVNGNPIKEDYTLEKTLGNFGPYHVPKKHLFVLGDNRNNSADSRYTSLVGFVSYDSIEGRAFWVYWPLDNMRVIDHESYKNIN is encoded by the coding sequence ATGCAGATTACTAAAAGAGAAGTTAGAGAGTTTTTTGAATCAGTAGTAATTGCAGGAGTCTTAGCTTTTTTTATTATTACTTTTGTAGCTCAATCTTTTGTAGTTCAAGGTCAATCAATGGAACCAACTTTACATAATGGAGAGCGGCTATTTGTTGATAAAGTTTCTTATCGTTTCAGTAATCCTGATAGAGGAGATATTATTGTCTTTAGTCCTAAAGGTTCACCAAATAAGAAATATATTAAGCGAGTAATTGGTTTACCTGGTGATAAAGTAATGATTAGAAAGAGAAAGGTATATGTGAATGGGAATCCAATTAAAGAAGATTATACTTTAGAAAAAACCTTAGGAAATTTTGGTCCTTATCATGTACCTAAAAAACACCTATTTGTACTTGGGGATAATCGAAACAATAGTGCTGATAGCCGTTATACTTCTTTGGTTGGATTCGTATCTTATGATTCAATAGAAGGAAGAGCTTTTTGGGTTTATTGGCCTTTAGATAATATGAGAGTTATTGATCACGAAAGTTATAAAAATATAAATTAG
- a CDS encoding PP2C family protein-serine/threonine phosphatase, producing MEVKIGVAKRSKYGISPSGDTVEVVERPQGGFSVILVDGQGSGQSAKTLSNLVVNKATSLIGDGARDGAVGRAVHDYLYTLRRGKASSTLNILSVDLNTESVVLSRNSNTPIILVHNREVTLFDRKVKSIGFHEEVKPAINELDLQIGMKFLAFSDGILHAGRRFDQQIELKELVEICKDSVAKEVDDLAKKVLTYALNLDEGRPQDDMTVVTLGIAENIDDKEIREYSLSLPI from the coding sequence ATGGAAGTAAAGATTGGAGTTGCTAAAAGATCTAAATATGGTATTTCTCCAAGCGGAGATACAGTGGAAGTAGTAGAACGACCCCAGGGTGGTTTTTCTGTTATATTAGTTGATGGACAAGGTAGTGGTCAGAGTGCTAAGACTCTCAGTAATTTAGTAGTAAATAAGGCCACTTCATTAATAGGTGACGGGGCGCGTGATGGTGCTGTTGGACGAGCTGTTCATGATTATCTTTATACACTTCGGCGTGGTAAGGCATCATCAACTCTGAATATTTTATCGGTGGATTTAAATACAGAGTCAGTTGTTCTTTCTAGAAATAGTAATACGCCAATTATCTTGGTGCATAATCGAGAAGTTACTCTATTTGACCGGAAAGTTAAAAGTATTGGTTTTCATGAAGAAGTAAAACCAGCAATTAATGAATTAGATTTGCAGATAGGAATGAAATTCCTTGCTTTTTCGGATGGTATTTTACATGCAGGAAGAAGGTTTGACCAACAGATAGAATTAAAAGAATTAGTTGAAATATGTAAGGATAGTGTTGCGAAAGAAGTAGATGACTTGGCTAAAAAGGTTTTGACTTATGCTTTGAATTTAGATGAAGGTCGTCCTCAGGATGATATGACAGTAGTTACGTTAGGAATAGCTGAGAATATTGATGATAAAGAGATCAGAGAATATAGTTTATCATTACCCATTTAA
- a CDS encoding HD domain-containing protein, translating to MERSILEKIKEDPRVTAYIKRADKHLKNIGFTEHSFRHANLVAQIAENILKKLDYPQEIIELAGVAGYLHDIGNVVNRENHAQTSAMLASQILTDLGLEYNKIAKVMGAIGNHDEGKGESVNDIAAALIIADKSDVHWTRVRNDDYSTFDIHDRVNYAVQQSFIEVNNEEKFISLDLEIDTKISTVMEYFEIFLSRMVMCRQAAEVLECDFQLIINEVELL from the coding sequence TTGGAGAGGAGTATTTTAGAAAAAATTAAAGAAGATCCCAGGGTTACTGCTTATATAAAAAGAGCTGATAAGCATCTTAAGAATATTGGTTTTACAGAACATAGCTTTCGTCATGCTAATTTAGTAGCTCAGATTGCAGAGAATATCTTAAAGAAATTAGACTATCCACAGGAGATAATTGAATTGGCAGGTGTTGCTGGTTATCTACATGATATTGGAAATGTAGTTAATCGGGAGAATCATGCTCAGACTTCAGCCATGTTAGCTTCTCAAATTTTAACTGATTTAGGTTTAGAGTATAATAAGATAGCTAAAGTCATGGGGGCAATTGGAAATCACGATGAAGGTAAAGGGGAGTCTGTTAATGATATTGCTGCTGCTTTAATAATTGCTGATAAATCAGATGTACATTGGACTAGAGTTAGAAATGATGATTACTCTACTTTTGATATTCATGATCGAGTTAATTATGCCGTGCAGCAGTCTTTTATCGAAGTTAATAATGAAGAAAAATTTATTTCTCTTGATCTTGAAATTGATACTAAAATAAGTACAGTTATGGAGTATTTTGAAATCTTTTTAAGTCGAATGGTAATGTGCCGTCAGGCTGCAGAGGTTCTTGAGTGTGATTTTCAGTTAATCATTAATGAAGTAGAGCTGCTTTAA
- the secD gene encoding protein translocase subunit SecD → MTRKNKKLIKILGILAVVIIAAYFLFPINETINLGLDLQGGTHVVLEAQPTKQNKVTNDSMKRVVSVINRRVNQMGLTEPVIQRQGDRRIIVELPGIENPNQAIKTIGKTAQLKFKDPGGKVVMTGGHLVDAQATYGTKFNQPVIKFKLDDIGGNKFAKLTKKHVGERIAIYLDKELLTNPRVKNPIPGGEGVITGYQTLEEAQHDALLLRAGALPMPVEVIENRTIGPTLGDRSIDQSITAGLIGLALVALLMMILYRLSGVIATVALGVYGVIVMGTLAGLNATLTLPGIAGLILSIGMAVDANIIIFERVKEEVAQGKTIRAAVKSGFERAYKTILDANVTTLITAGILAYFGTGTIRGFAVTLSIGILASMFTAIVVTRTLVDLLMDANLLKGQNVFGRVKGGN, encoded by the coding sequence ATGACACGGAAGAATAAGAAGTTAATTAAAATATTAGGAATCTTGGCTGTAGTAATTATAGCCGCTTATTTTTTATTTCCGATTAATGAGACCATTAATCTAGGACTTGATTTGCAAGGAGGAACTCATGTAGTTTTGGAAGCACAGCCTACAAAACAGAATAAAGTTACTAACGACTCTATGAAACGAGTAGTTAGTGTTATTAATCGCCGAGTTAATCAGATGGGGCTTACTGAACCGGTGATTCAACGGCAGGGTGATCGCAGAATTATTGTAGAATTACCAGGAATAGAAAATCCTAATCAGGCGATTAAAACTATTGGAAAGACTGCCCAATTAAAATTTAAAGATCCAGGTGGTAAAGTAGTTATGACAGGTGGGCATCTAGTTGATGCTCAGGCGACTTATGGGACTAAGTTTAACCAACCAGTGATTAAATTTAAATTAGATGATATCGGAGGAAATAAATTTGCTAAGTTAACCAAAAAGCATGTAGGGGAACGGATTGCTATTTATCTTGATAAGGAGTTATTAACCAATCCTCGAGTTAAAAATCCAATTCCTGGTGGAGAAGGAGTTATTACTGGTTATCAGACATTAGAAGAGGCTCAACATGATGCGCTTTTATTACGGGCTGGTGCATTACCTATGCCGGTTGAGGTAATTGAAAATAGAACTATTGGGCCTACTTTAGGAGATCGATCTATTGATCAAAGTATTACTGCTGGCTTAATTGGTCTTGCTTTAGTAGCTTTATTAATGATGATTTTGTATCGATTATCCGGAGTAATTGCAACAGTTGCTTTAGGAGTTTATGGTGTAATTGTAATGGGAACTTTAGCTGGCTTGAATGCAACTTTAACGTTACCGGGAATTGCTGGTTTGATTTTATCTATTGGTATGGCTGTAGATGCTAATATTATTATCTTTGAGCGAGTTAAAGAAGAAGTAGCTCAGGGTAAGACTATAAGAGCAGCTGTTAAATCAGGATTTGAACGTGCTTATAAAACAATTCTTGATGCTAATGTAACTACTTTAATTACAGCAGGTATTTTAGCTTATTTTGGTACTGGTACAATTCGAGGCTTTGCCGTTACATTAAGCATAGGTATTTTAGCGAGTATGTTTACAGCAATTGTTGTAACAAGAACATTAGTTGATTTATTAATGGATGCTAATTTATTAAAAGGTCAGAATGTTTTTGGCCGGGTAAAAGGAGGTAATTAA
- the secF gene encoding protein translocase subunit SecF, whose translation MEIISKRKIWFIISALIIIIGLGSLVMQGLNLGIDFTGGTLMEFTFDQQVTTGQVREVLAEFDLDKKSVIQNTGENGILIRTISLNQDEIAKIQSTIKDKHSSAEMLRTEMVGPTIGSELKAKAYWALLIAGIAIVAYISFRFEFKFAIAALIALAHDILIVVGIFSLLGEKVGSPFIAALLTVVGYSINDTIVIFDRIRETVKYRDKESFAVLNNKAVLDTLPRSINTSMTTLVSIIAILVLGGATIKPFMLALLIGILSGTYSSIFVASPVLVEIDDWKKRRDSRQTA comes from the coding sequence TTGGAGATTATTAGTAAACGAAAGATCTGGTTTATTATTTCGGCTTTGATTATCATTATTGGATTAGGATCTCTAGTAATGCAGGGGCTTAACCTAGGGATTGATTTTACAGGTGGTACCTTGATGGAGTTTACCTTCGATCAGCAAGTAACTACCGGCCAAGTTAGGGAAGTATTAGCTGAATTTGATCTGGATAAAAAGAGTGTGATTCAGAATACAGGTGAGAATGGAATTTTAATTAGAACAATAAGTTTAAATCAGGATGAAATTGCTAAGATTCAATCAACAATTAAAGATAAGCATTCATCAGCAGAGATGTTAAGAACAGAAATGGTAGGACCCACTATTGGGTCTGAACTAAAGGCTAAAGCTTATTGGGCATTATTAATAGCAGGAATTGCAATTGTTGCCTATATCAGTTTTAGATTTGAGTTTAAGTTTGCTATTGCAGCTTTGATAGCTTTAGCACATGATATTTTAATTGTAGTTGGTATCTTTTCTTTGCTTGGTGAAAAAGTCGGTAGTCCATTTATTGCTGCTTTATTGACAGTTGTAGGTTATTCCATTAATGATACTATTGTTATTTTTGACAGAATTCGAGAAACAGTTAAGTATCGCGATAAGGAGAGCTTTGCTGTCTTGAATAATAAAGCCGTATTAGATACTCTACCGCGTTCAATTAATACTTCGATGACAACACTTGTTTCAATTATAGCTATTTTAGTACTTGGTGGAGCTACTATTAAGCCCTTTATGCTTGCTTTATTGATTGGAATTTTATCAGGGACTTATTCATCCATTTTTGTAGCGAGTCCTGTATTAGTAGAAATAGATGATTGGAAAAAAAGAAGAGATTCAAGACAGACAGCTTAG
- a CDS encoding phasin family protein — MFELFKRTIVTGLGAMLFTKEKAEELVDELVKQGRINREEAEEIIDDLVDEIEKESNEAKNKMRQELKEFLNKIGLKNNEEITKLKGEIKDLELELEALKEEVKDLKTDRDNNKEDVIVETDDE, encoded by the coding sequence ATGTTTGAGTTATTTAAACGAACTATTGTTACTGGTTTGGGAGCTATGTTATTTACTAAAGAAAAAGCAGAAGAATTAGTAGATGAATTGGTAAAACAAGGTCGGATTAATCGAGAAGAAGCAGAAGAAATAATAGATGATTTGGTAGATGAGATTGAAAAAGAATCTAATGAAGCTAAGAATAAAATGAGACAAGAATTGAAAGAATTTTTAAATAAAATAGGTTTGAAGAATAATGAAGAGATTACTAAATTAAAGGGAGAAATTAAGGATTTAGAATTAGAATTGGAAGCATTAAAAGAAGAAGTTAAGGACTTAAAGACTGATAGAGATAATAACAAAGAAGATGTAATAGTAGAAACTGATGATGAGTAA